A region of the Myxococcus stipitatus DSM 14675 genome:
GGGTCTGTCCGCTGCTATTCCTGCTCGTCCTGCCGCGTCAGCCCCCAGTCCTTCAGGCGCTTGAACAGGGTGGAGCGGGCCACGCCCAGCTCACGGGCCACGCGCTCGCGGTTGTTGTTGAACCGGCGCAGCGCGGCTTCGACAATCTGTCGCTCGAGCTTCTCCAACATCTGCTCCAGCGTCATCCCAGGCGGGAGCTCCGGCACCGCGATGCCCGTCTCCTTGTTCATCTCCTGGTCGAACGTCAAATCGCTCGCGTCGATGACCGGGCCCTTGCGCATGAGCAGCGCGCGGTGCACCACGTTGCGCAGCTCGCGGATGTTGCCCGGCCACCCGTGGCCTTGGAGCCTGTCCAGCGCGGAGGCCGTGAAGCGCACCGTCTGCCCTCGCGGCGCGTACATCTTCACGAAGTGCTCGGCCAATGAGGCCAGGTCCGTCTTGCGGCTGCGCAGCGGCGGCAGGTGCAACGGAATCACGCAGAGGCGGTAGTACAGGTCCTCGCGGAACTTCCCCTCGCGCGCCGCCGCCAGCAGGTCCAGGTTCGTCGCCGCCACGACTCGCACGTCCACGTGCATGGGGCGGCTGGCTCCCACGCGCTTGATTTCACCGCTCTCCAGCGCGCGCAGCAGCTTGGCCTGCAAGTCCAACGGCAGCTCGCCAATCTCATCCAGGAACAGCGTGCCGCCGTCCGCCTCCTCGAAGGCACCCTTGCGCGCGTTCGCCGCGCCGGTGAACGAGCCCTTCTCGTGGCCGAACAGCTCGCTCTCGATGAGCTCCTTCGAGATGGCCGCGCAGTTGACCGGGATGAGCGGACGGTTCGCCCGCTGCGAGCACTGATGAATCGCCCGAGCCACCAACTCCTTGCCCGTGCCGGACTCACCCAGGATCGTCACCGCCGCGGTGGACGGCGCCACCCGCTCGATGACCTCCGCCAGGTTCCGCACCGCCATGTCGTTGCCGATGATGCCGTGGAAGGACGTGGTCTCCTTCTTCGTCCCGGACACCGCCTGCTCCAACACCAGCTCCGTCTCACCCACCCGCAGCGTCGTGGGCAGCGTGACCTCCGCCTCGAACACCCGCACCGGCCCCAGCCACGTGCCGTTCGTCGAGCGCAGGTCCACGACGTGGAACACCGCCTCCCGGCGCGTCACCTTCAGGTGCTTGCTGGAGGCGAACCGGTCCTGCAACACCAGGTCGCAGCCCGCGTCCTTGCCCGCCGTGAAGCTGTCGCCCGTGAGCCGGTGCACCGACTCATTCAAGCCCTGCTTCACGCGCACCTGCGCCGCCTGCCACCGCTGCGCATCCCGCGTCTGCACGGACGTGGTGTGTCCAATCTCCGTGGTGGACTCCGTGCCCTCGCCACCACCGCTCAGCCGGAACACCGCGCGCCACTGGCCCAACACCAGGTCCGCGCCATCCGGGAGCTCCGCGGTGGTGACCGTCTCCCCACTCACCACCGTGCCCTTGCCGGAGAGGTCCTCCACCCGGCATCGCGCTCCATCCCACAGCAGGGCCGCCTGCTGGCGGCTCACCTCGGGGTCTGGAATCGCGACGTCGCTCTGCTCGCCGCGCCCGAGCACCATCCGTGCCCGGTCCACGCCCACCCTCAACACCTCCTCGCCACGACGGAAAAACACCAGCTCCGGCATCCCGCGGACCTCCCTTGTGTCCGCGCTTTACACGTCCCGGCACGCGGACTTCAACCCCACGTGCCGGGGTGTGACGCCCCGTCCTACCGGCGAGGAAGGAACGTGGGCCGGTTGAGGAATCCGCCCAGCTTCGCTGCTCGGAAGCTCGGGTCCTTCTTGTCCGGGGGGAAGATGGTGATGCCCGCCGCGAGCAGGCCCAGCCGCTTCTGAGCCTCCGGGTCCAGCCGCAGGTTCACGTCCATGGCGGGCTCGCTGTACTCCAGTCGCTTGCCCAGCTTCAGCGTGCCAGTGGCCAGCGCCTCCACGTCCTCGCCCTTGAGCTTGAGCTCCTGCACGGTGCCCATGCCCTTCTCGAAGTTGATGCGCCCCACCAGCGCGCCCAGGGCCACCTGCGGCAGGTCCATGGCCATCGAGTTGCCTCCCCCCATGGGGATGGAGGCCTTGCCGCCCTTGATGATGAGGCCCTGCGAGTCGAGCGACAGCTCGCCATTCGCCAGCGACAGGTCCGGCTCCGGGCTCTTGCCCTTGGGCATCGTCAGCCGCAGCGCGCCATTGAGCTCGCCGTCCACGTCCACGCCCAGGAAGGCAGGCAGGTTGCCGTTGCTGACCCGCAGCTTGTCGAACTCCGCGCGGACCTTCGTGTCGCCCAGCCACCCCACGTCCACCGCCGCCGTCCCTCCCAGCGCGCTGGCCCGCACCGCCAGGCCGGGGGGGAAGAGGGTGGGGCGCACGGCCACGCTGTCGATGGTCACCGCCTCGCCCAGCTCCGCCGCGCCGACAATGCCCTCGCCGCTGACCAGCTGCGCCAGCGTCTCCGCGGTCATCGGCTGCGGCGGCTTGCTGACCCGCACGTGGGTGGCGGTGATGCCGGACAGCCCCGGCCGCAACGAGCCGATGCGCACCGCGAGCCCCGCCTGACCCGCCTCCGAGATGATGCGCGTGCGCACCATGTCATACGGGAAGGTGAAGAGCAGGCAGAGGATGAAGGCCACGAGCGCGAACGCGCCGTAGCCCACGACAACCTTCCAACGAGCGGGCTTGGTCTCTGAGGACATGGCTTATTGCTTCATCCGGTAGGTGGCCACGGTGGTCCACGCCGTCAGCAAGTCCGACGGACGGGGTTCGATGCGCAGGTACTTCACCTTCACCACGCCCGGTCCGCTCTCCACCGTGCGCAGGAAGTCGGTCAGCTTCCTCAGGTCCACATCGGAGAACGTCAGCTCCACGGAGCTCTCCATGATCTTCCCGTCGCCGATGCCCACGTCGCCCTTGGGCGTCATGTTGGGGACCTGGAGGCCCGCGGCCGTGGCCTTGTCCTCGATGTATGAAATCAGCTGCACGTTGCTCGACGTGAGCTGCGTCTCCACCGACTGACGGCTGGCCTGCGCATCGCGGAAGCTGGCCGCCAGCGCCTGCACCTCTTGCAGCTTCGCCAGCTTGTCCTGCGTGCGCTTGCGATAGCCGGACGCGCTGTTGGCGAACGTCATCAGCACCGCGAAGACGATGAACACCGCCACCGCCGCGCCGGCGATGGACACCATCCGCCGCTCACGGTCACTCAGCCGCTCGAACCACGTCTGCAGCGGCGCCAGTGCTTCCTGAAGTTTGGCCATGACTAGCTCTCCCCCCCTTCCGTCCCGGGGCACTGCACCTGGACATCCAAGCGGAACGTGACTTTCTGCCCGTCCCGGGTGCGCTCCACCTTGCCCTGCTTCACTTCCTTGAAGCAGGCATGGTTCTTCAGCGCGTTGGACAGCGTGTCCACCTGCTTGGAGGAGTCCGTCTCGCCCTGGAGGATGACGCGCTCCGTGTCGATCTGGATGCGGTCGAACTTCACCGGCAGGTCCTGCGGCACCTTCTGCGTCACCTCCGCCAGGAGGTTGACCGCGGACAGCTTGGGCAGCGCCGCCGCCGGGCTCTCCACGCCCTTGAGCATGTTGAGCGCGCGGTTGTAGTCCTTCTCACACCGCCCCAGGATTCGCTGCGTCGTCTCGCACAGCGCCGCGTCCACCTGCGCCTCGCGCCGCGACAGCACCGAGTTGCGCACCACGCCGAACGCGATGAGCAGGAGCAGGAGCGTGGCCGCGAAGGAGGCCAGGAGCCCCAGCTTGTCCTTCACGTAGTCGAAGTCACCCTTGAAGGCGAGCTCGCCCCGCCGGTAGTTGAACCGAGGCGCTCGCGCCCCGGCCGCATTGCCCCGAAGCGCCAGCGCGTACGCCTGCGCCGCCGTCGGCTGCTCCGCGGTGGGAATCGACTCCGCCGTGTCCGAGGGAAGCGCGAGCACGCGCACCGGCAGGTTCAGGTCCTTGGAGAGCTGCTCCGCGAGGCCCGGCATCCGCGCCGTGCCACCGCAAATCACCAGCGCGCCCACCTGCTGCCGCGTGCGCGCCGTGTACGCCTTCAGGGTGGGGCGCAGCTCGCGCAGCAGCGGCTGGAGCCCGCGCGTGAACGCCGCCGCGGCGCGCTCCGCGTCCGGCCCGCGCGCCGCGCTGGCCATGGCCCCGTGCTGCTCCTTCCAGTGGTGCGCCTCCGCCAGGGACGTCTGGAACTCCGTGGCCAGGGCCTTGCTCAAGTCCCGTCCGCCGCCCGCGAACGTGCGCGCGAACTGCACGCCCGTGCCCGGCTTGCCGACGGCCACCGAGGTGCGCTCGTGACCGATGTCCACCACGGCCACCACGCCGCCCTCGCCCGAGCCCTCGAAGAGGCCGGCCGCCTGCTGGAGCAGGTTCTGATAGGCGAGTCCCGGGTGCGTGACGATGCGCGGGTCCACCTTCAGCTCGGACAGGAGGTCCACCAGCGACTTGAGCTCCTCCTTGCGCACCACGCCCACCAGGAGGTCGCTGGCCTTCTCCTTGCCGTCCGTCTCCTTCAGGCTGACCACCTGGTAGTCGTAGACCACGTCGGAGATGTCGAACGGCAGCAGGCTGCCCACCTCGAAGGGCAGCGTCGCCTCGATTCGCTTGCCGTCGGAGAACGGCAGGCTCAGCGCGTGGGTGATGAGCGCCGGGCCGGGCAGGGCGACGACGACCTGGTCGGCGTGCCCTGGCGGCAGCTTGCCGAGCAGCTCCGTCACCGCGGCGCGCAGCGTGTCGGCGCGCTCGCCCTCTTGAGCGCGGCGCACCTCCACGAAGCTCCGGGTGGCGTGTCCTTTCGTCCGAGCCTCCAGCACCACGCCCTTCACGGAGTGGCTGCCCAAGTCGAGGCCAAGAATGCGGGCCATGCTATTCCTCTCTCCAGTACAGGAGCTTGCCCAGCGTGTCGTCCAGCCGGACCACGGCGGTCAGCGTCTTCTGGACGTTGCCCGCCTCTCCCACCGATTTGATGGTGAACGTCTGACTCTTGTCGCCGATGAGGCGGTTGCCCGCCACGTTGGACCTGACGGCGGGATTGGCGGCGATGCCGGCGCTCTCCACCACGGCCACGAAGTCCTGCACGGACATGCCGAAGAAGCTGAACATGCGCGCCGAGCGGATGCGAGTGATGAGCTCGTTGAGGAACACCGGGTCCTTCAACCGAGGGTCCGGCCGCGCCGGGTCCGCCACCGACATGATGGCCAGCCCCATCATCACCGGGTCGTCCGTGTTGATGTTGGGCCGTGAGTTGATGTCCGGATACACCGTGAGCCGGTCCTTGAACGCCGCCATGAACTGGTCGTTCACCCCGTGCACCCGGTACAGCTCGTCGATGCTGTCGAAGCGCGCGTTCTTCGGCTCGTAGCTCGGCTCATAGCGGCTGTAGGACCCTCCCTCGTCGGAGAAGCCCGAGGGCAGGGGATTGACGGGGTCCGTGCGGTTGATGGCGGAGCCCGTCTCATCGTCGTCCGCCCAGTCCTTGATGGCCAGCATCACGTTCTCGGGCGTGCTGCGCACCTTGTTCGCGTCGTCGCGCTGCCAGAGGAACTCGAAGCGCTTGTCCTCGAGCATGTCCATCAGCCGCAGCGCGGTGGGCAGCGCGTCGCCCGCGCCCGCCATCAGGCGGTGCACGTTGAGCTTCTCCTCCTCGTCGGAGATGGTCGACAGGAAGCAGCCCTCGAAGCCTCCGAAAGAGCGGCGCGTCATCTGCGCGGACATCTCCCGCGAGGCCGGGTCCTCTTCCCCGTCCATCTTGAAGCGCTCGTCGTCCTCGTCCTTCTCCTCGACGGGCGCGATGTCGCTGGAGGTCCCCTCCGCGCCTTCACTCTTCACCAGGCCCTTCAGGAGGTGGCAGTCCACCCGCGCCATCTTCCAGAGCTGGAGGTTGAGCGACGTGGGCTGCGGGGTGTTGCCCTGGTTGCCTTGTCCCTGGCCCCCCATGAGGCTGCCGAGCAGGGCCGCGGGGTTGGGGATGGGCGTCTGGTCCACCTGCCGCTGGAAGCGCAGGAGCAGCCGCGACATCGCCACGCCCGAGCGCGCCATGTAGTACGCGCGCACCTCGTCCCGCTGGTTGGCGGCGAGCTGCAGGTCGACGCGGCTGTTGTACGCGAACTCGGTGGCGATGACGGTCAGCAGCGCGATGGACACCACCGCGATGATGAGCGCCACGCCCCGCGAGCGCCGCTCACCGCGCGGGTTGGGCCCCGCTCCGGGCGCCGCGGATTTCGGACGGCGCCGCCGGGGCGCCTGCTGGAAGAAGGGCAGGGGCATCAGTACCTCGGCAGCTCGGTGTTCAACATGATGCGCGCCTGGGTGACATAGCGCGCTTCCTTGCCCGTCTCGTCCACGGCCGTCACCGTCATCCGCACACGCGTGGGCAGGATGCTCTTCTGCTCGAGCCGCCGCGTGTCCCACTCGTCATCCCATTCCTTCTTGTCGGAGTTCCAGTACTCGAACTCCAGCTTCTTCACGCCCTCCAGCAGCACGTCCGTCGTGCCGCCCCGGTCCATGCGGTCGTCCACGTTGGGATTCGTCCGCCGCTTCAGGTCCAGCCGCCCCTTCGCCTTGCGGTCGTCGCTGGGCTCCACGAAGTACTCCACCACCGCCTGGTCGGACTCCTTCACGTCCGTGTACAGCCGCTGGTGGGCGAACGTGGTGAACAAGAGCCGGTCGCTCTCTCCCACGAAGTTGGTGGGCCGGTCCTGCTGGTCGCGGAAGCGCTTCAGGTCGAACCGGTCGCTGACGTACGCGGAGCCAATCTCGCGCGACATGCGGTTCATCGCCACGCGCAGCTGCCGGTAGTGGTCCGCGTCCGTCTCCACCGTCTCCTTCGCCGTCAGGCCCGTCTGGAAGGCCATGGCCACCACCGTGCCCATCAGGGCGGTGATGGCCACCGCCACCATGACCTCCATCAGCGTGAAGCCACGCGCGTGTCGGGTCATCGGTCGTTCCTCTGGCTGCCTGGGAAGTTCGGGAACGGCGACCGGGTGCCTCCGCCAAGAATCCCGCCTCGAGGAGGCGTCGGCGTGCCGCCCCCGCCCTGCGGCTGCTGTGGCTGGCCACCGTTCACCCGCTGCAGCCACTCCGAGCGGCGCATCAGCGGCTGGCGCGTCTGCGGATGCAGCATGGTGCCGTTGGGGCCAGGGATGGGGTTCGGCACAATCATCCCGGGGCTGTTGGGGTCCACCCACTGGTTGTCCGCGCCCGGCGTGGTGCCCTGGTTGGGCGTGAAGCCGCCGTTGCGGTCCGAGCCCGGGCCGAGCGACACCACGTGCGTCACCAGGTCGATGCTCTCCACCTGGGTGCCTTCCTGCCAGTACACGGTGAGGTGCACCTCGCGCACCGCCTGGGTGAGCTGCTGCACCATCTGCGCGAACATGGGCTGCGCCATGCCCATGGCCGCGCCGCCCAGTCCGCCTCCCGCGGGCTGCGGACCGCTGGGCGTCTTGCCTCCCTTGTCGCCGCCCGCGCCGCCACCGCCGAAGAGGCTGGCGATGCCGCTCATCGGGTCGCTGGAGTCGCCGCCGATGGGCAGGTTGAAGATGGCGCCGATGAGCTGGTCGGGCGTCACTCCGTCCAGCTTCGGGGCGATGATGCGCGCCTTCCACTTGAACTGGGTCCAGCCCTCGTCGGAGAAGTCGCCGGACTCCTCGTCGTCGTCGGGCGAGAAGCCGTCGTCGTAGAGCTTCTGCTCCACGTCCGTCATCTTCGAGCGCGCCAGCAGCGACGCCACCGTGAGCCGCTTGGTGTAGACGTGGTTGGCCACCGCGCCCGCGTTCAGGTCGAAGATGGCCATCAGCGCCATCCCCAGGATGGCGAGCGCGACGATGACCTCCAGCAGCGTGAAGCCATGGGCTCGCTTCATCGCGGCACCTCCAGCGCTTCGTCGACGATGTTCACCTTGCCGGTGAGCGGCGACACATCCAGCGTCCAGACGTTGTCGCCCTGGCTCACGTAGACGTACGCCTTCTCCGTGTAGCCCTGCGGGAAGAAGTAGAGATACGCCACGCCACTGTCGACCGCCTCTCGCTGCTGGCGGGTCCAGATGGAGATGCGCACGTCCTCGGGCAGCTCCCGCGCGGGCAGCTCCTCGGACGTGAAGGACGAGAAGCGCGACACGTTCTCCACGCGCACCTTCTCGCTGTCCATCAGGTCCTGCGTGGAAGGCGTGTCGCCCCCGGTGGTGAGGTAGCTGCGCCGCTCGTCGCGGTCGCCCCCGCGGCTGTCACGCCGGGACCGCTCGCGCTCGCGGTTCTCGTCGCGCAGCGCGTTGTCGCGGTCCCTCGCCGTCGTCACGCCGCTCTCCGCGCACTCCGCATGGTAGCGTGTGGCCTTCTCCTCCTTGGGCTCGGGAATCTCGAACACCAGGCGGCACGTCTTGCCGCGCAGCGCCGCCGAGTCGTAGAGCGAGCGGATGGTGCCCGCGAGCTCGCCCGCCGCACCCTTCGCCTTGGCGCCGGTGAGCGAGCCGATGCCCATCACCGCCGCGGAGAACAGCATCGCGATGATGATGATGGCGATGGAGATTTCGATGAGCGTCAGGCCGCGCTGCGCTCGGCGCTGGGTCTTCTTCATGGAGCCCCCCCGTTGGCCAGCACGCCTCCACTGCTCAGGTCCGCGTCCAGACCCACGCCGCCCTTCTTGCCATCCGCGCCGTAGGACACGACCGCGCCGCTCTTGCCGTCCGTCCAGTACACGTAGGGATTCCCCCACGGGTCCAGCGGCACGCCGTCCATCAGCTTCGCGTCGATGAGCGGCTGGAAGCCCTCTTCCCGCGAGGGGAAGCGACCCATCAGCCGCTGGTGTGCCTTGAACTTGCCCTCCATCCTGCGGATGGCGTCGCGCGCCCGGCGCTGGTCCGGCGCCAGCGTGCGGTCCTCCGTCGCGTACACGAGGACGAACGCCAGCACGCTGGCCACCAGGATGATGAGCCCCAGCACGAGGCGCCCCAGACGATGGGGGCGGGCGGCCCCCGCGGGCGAGGGCGTCTGGGATGGATGGGAGTCGTGCTCGTTCATGCCCAAAGCCTGGTCAACACGCGGGAGCTGCGCGTTCTTCACTTCTTGCCGGCGGCCGCGTCCGCGGAGGAGATGTCCGCGTCATTGCCCTCGCCGCCCGCGGTGCCATCCGCGGCGTACGAGATGATGACGGGCTTGCCGCCCTCGTTCAGGTACACGTACTCGTTGCCCCACGGGTCCTTGGGCAGCTGCTCGAGCGTCTGCGCCTCCACCAGCGCGTTGAGCCCCGAGGACGTGTCCGGGTACTTGCCCTTCTTCGTGTAGTAGAGCTTCAGGGCGCTCTGGATGTTCTTGATGTCCAGGCCGGCCGTGTCCCGGCGGGCCGCCTCGAGCTGGGGAATCACCGCCACGCCCACGGCGGCGGCGATGAGGCCGAGGATGGTGATGACCACCATGATCTCAATCAGGGTCATGCCGCGGCGGTTGCGGCGGCGGCGCTGCTGGCTCTGGGTCGTCTGGCTCATGTCTGCTCTCACCTCGGGGTGACTTTCTGGCAAGCCACCGCATCGTGTTCAGGACTTCCTGTCAGGGGGCCCGGGGCCCGTCCACCACCCCGGAGGTGGGGGCCGTGGCCTGGGGCCCGTACAGCCGGGCCCCCACCGTCACCAGCGCCGCGGCGACGGCAATCATCGCCACCAGCGTCACGCGCTGAATCCAACGGTCGAGCGTGTCGTTCATCATGTCCGAGGCACCCCTCACCGGATGGCCGAGTTCACCTGGAGAATCGGCATCAGGATGGAGAGCGCGACGAATGCAATCACCGCGCCCATCACCACGATGAGCAGGGGCTCCAGGAGCGAGGTGAGGGCGCCGATGCGCACGTTCACCTGCGTCTCGTAGTTGTCCGCCACGTTGGTGAGCATCTCCTCGAGCTGGCCGGAGCGCTCGCCGATGGCGACCATGTGGTAGACGAGCGGCGGGAACTCGCCGGACCGCTTGAGCGGATTGGCGATGCTCTCACCCTCGCGGATGGAGTCGCGGGCCTTCTCGATGACCTCGGCCAGCACCGTGTTGGTCATGATGGCCTTGACGATGTCCATGGCGGCGAGCAGGGGCACGCCGCTCTTGAGCAGCGTGGACAGCGTGCGCGCGAAGCGGGAGATGGACAGCAGGCGCACCAGGCTGCCGACGATGGGCGCGTTGAGCGTGATGCGGTCCCACTTCGGCTTGCCCTTGGGGCTCTTCGTCCAGCGCACGAACAGCCAGCCGCAGAGCACCATGAAGGGGACGGCGACGAACCACCAGTTCTGGAAGAAGTTGCTCGTGGCGATGAGGACCCGCGTGCTCAGGGGCAGCGTGGCCTTCATGGTCTCGAAGATCTTGGTGACCTTCGGGACGACGAACACCATCAGCGCGACGAGGATGCCGCCGCCCACCACCATCATGATGGCGGGGTAGAGCATGGTGCTGAGGATCTTCTGCTGCAGCCGGGCCTGGTTCTCCGTGAAGTCGGCCAGGCGCGTGAGCACCGCGTCCAGGGCGCCGGAGGCTTCACCCGCGCGCACCATGTTGACGTAGATGCTGGGGAAGATCTTCGGGTGCTGGCCGAGCGCGTCCGCCAGGGACGAGCCCTCGTTGACGCGCTGCTTGATGTCGGAGAGGGCGCGCTTGAAGCGCTCCTTCTCCACCTGGTCCACCAGCGCGGTGAGCGACTCCACCAAGGTGACGCCCGCGCCCAGCAGCGTGGACAGCTGGCGCGTGAAGATGGCGACGTCGTCGGTGTTGACGCGACCGCGACCCAGCTTGCGCAGGTCGATGTCGCGCGCCACCAGCGCCGCGTTGGAGCCCTTGGCCACCGCGCCCCGACTGCCTTCCGCCTGTGCCAGCACATCCGTGAGGAAGATGCCGTCGGCTTTCAGCTTGGTGCGCAGCGTCTTGGGGGAATCCGCCTCCAGCAGGCCCTTGATCTGCTTGCCCGCGGAGTTGAGACCTCTGTACTCGAAGACCGGCATGGCTCGATGACCCCGGCCCCTCCCAGGGAGGAGCTGTCGGTTACATGTCCTCCTGGGTGATGCTCAGCACTTCGGCGATGGTCGTCTCTCCCAACGACACCTTGCGCGCGCCATCCTCCAAGAGCGTCGTCATGCCCTTGCCGGTGGCGGACTTCTTGATGGTGGAGGCGTCCACGTTCTTCAGCACCAGCTGGCGAACGTCA
Encoded here:
- a CDS encoding sigma-54-dependent Fis family transcriptional regulator is translated as MPELVFFRRGEEVLRVGVDRARMVLGRGEQSDVAIPDPEVSRQQAALLWDGARCRVEDLSGKGTVVSGETVTTAELPDGADLVLGQWRAVFRLSGGGEGTESTTEIGHTTSVQTRDAQRWQAAQVRVKQGLNESVHRLTGDSFTAGKDAGCDLVLQDRFASSKHLKVTRREAVFHVVDLRSTNGTWLGPVRVFEAEVTLPTTLRVGETELVLEQAVSGTKKETTSFHGIIGNDMAVRNLAEVIERVAPSTAAVTILGESGTGKELVARAIHQCSQRANRPLIPVNCAAISKELIESELFGHEKGSFTGAANARKGAFEEADGGTLFLDEIGELPLDLQAKLLRALESGEIKRVGASRPMHVDVRVVAATNLDLLAAAREGKFREDLYYRLCVIPLHLPPLRSRKTDLASLAEHFVKMYAPRGQTVRFTASALDRLQGHGWPGNIRELRNVVHRALLMRKGPVIDASDLTFDQEMNKETGIAVPELPPGMTLEQMLEKLERQIVEAALRRFNNNRERVARELGVARSTLFKRLKDWGLTRQDEQE
- the gspN gene encoding type II secretion system protein GspN, which translates into the protein MSSETKPARWKVVVGYGAFALVAFILCLLFTFPYDMVRTRIISEAGQAGLAVRIGSLRPGLSGITATHVRVSKPPQPMTAETLAQLVSGEGIVGAAELGEAVTIDSVAVRPTLFPPGLAVRASALGGTAAVDVGWLGDTKVRAEFDKLRVSNGNLPAFLGVDVDGELNGALRLTMPKGKSPEPDLSLANGELSLDSQGLIIKGGKASIPMGGGNSMAMDLPQVALGALVGRINFEKGMGTVQELKLKGEDVEALATGTLKLGKRLEYSEPAMDVNLRLDPEAQKRLGLLAAGITIFPPDKKDPSFRAAKLGGFLNRPTFLPRR
- the gspM gene encoding type II secretion system protein GspM, which translates into the protein MAKLQEALAPLQTWFERLSDRERRMVSIAGAAVAVFIVFAVLMTFANSASGYRKRTQDKLAKLQEVQALAASFRDAQASRQSVETQLTSSNVQLISYIEDKATAAGLQVPNMTPKGDVGIGDGKIMESSVELTFSDVDLRKLTDFLRTVESGPGVVKVKYLRIEPRPSDLLTAWTTVATYRMKQ
- the pilM gene encoding pilus assembly protein PilM, which translates into the protein MARILGLDLGSHSVKGVVLEARTKGHATRSFVEVRRAQEGERADTLRAAVTELLGKLPPGHADQVVVALPGPALITHALSLPFSDGKRIEATLPFEVGSLLPFDISDVVYDYQVVSLKETDGKEKASDLLVGVVRKEELKSLVDLLSELKVDPRIVTHPGLAYQNLLQQAAGLFEGSGEGGVVAVVDIGHERTSVAVGKPGTGVQFARTFAGGGRDLSKALATEFQTSLAEAHHWKEQHGAMASAARGPDAERAAAAFTRGLQPLLRELRPTLKAYTARTRQQVGALVICGGTARMPGLAEQLSKDLNLPVRVLALPSDTAESIPTAEQPTAAQAYALALRGNAAGARAPRFNYRRGELAFKGDFDYVKDKLGLLASFAATLLLLLIAFGVVRNSVLSRREAQVDAALCETTQRILGRCEKDYNRALNMLKGVESPAAALPKLSAVNLLAEVTQKVPQDLPVKFDRIQIDTERVILQGETDSSKQVDTLSNALKNHACFKEVKQGKVERTRDGQKVTFRLDVQVQCPGTEGGES
- a CDS encoding general secretion pathway protein GspK, yielding MPLPFFQQAPRRRRPKSAAPGAGPNPRGERRSRGVALIIAVVSIALLTVIATEFAYNSRVDLQLAANQRDEVRAYYMARSGVAMSRLLLRFQRQVDQTPIPNPAALLGSLMGGQGQGNQGNTPQPTSLNLQLWKMARVDCHLLKGLVKSEGAEGTSSDIAPVEEKDEDDERFKMDGEEDPASREMSAQMTRRSFGGFEGCFLSTISDEEEKLNVHRLMAGAGDALPTALRLMDMLEDKRFEFLWQRDDANKVRSTPENVMLAIKDWADDDETGSAINRTDPVNPLPSGFSDEGGSYSRYEPSYEPKNARFDSIDELYRVHGVNDQFMAAFKDRLTVYPDINSRPNINTDDPVMMGLAIMSVADPARPDPRLKDPVFLNELITRIRSARMFSFFGMSVQDFVAVVESAGIAANPAVRSNVAGNRLIGDKSQTFTIKSVGEAGNVQKTLTAVVRLDDTLGKLLYWREE
- a CDS encoding type II secretion system protein GspJ, with the protein product MTRHARGFTLMEVMVAVAITALMGTVVAMAFQTGLTAKETVETDADHYRQLRVAMNRMSREIGSAYVSDRFDLKRFRDQQDRPTNFVGESDRLLFTTFAHQRLYTDVKESDQAVVEYFVEPSDDRKAKGRLDLKRRTNPNVDDRMDRGGTTDVLLEGVKKLEFEYWNSDKKEWDDEWDTRRLEQKSILPTRVRMTVTAVDETGKEARYVTQARIMLNTELPRY
- a CDS encoding type IV pilus modification PilV family protein encodes the protein MKRAHGFTLLEVIVALAILGMALMAIFDLNAGAVANHVYTKRLTVASLLARSKMTDVEQKLYDDGFSPDDDEESGDFSDEGWTQFKWKARIIAPKLDGVTPDQLIGAIFNLPIGGDSSDPMSGIASLFGGGGAGGDKGGKTPSGPQPAGGGLGGAAMGMAQPMFAQMVQQLTQAVREVHLTVYWQEGTQVESIDLVTHVVSLGPGSDRNGGFTPNQGTTPGADNQWVDPNSPGMIVPNPIPGPNGTMLHPQTRQPLMRRSEWLQRVNGGQPQQPQGGGGTPTPPRGGILGGGTRSPFPNFPGSQRNDR
- a CDS encoding prepilin-type N-terminal cleavage/methylation domain-containing protein, whose amino-acid sequence is MKKTQRRAQRGLTLIEISIAIIIIAMLFSAAVMGIGSLTGAKAKGAAGELAGTIRSLYDSAALRGKTCRLVFEIPEPKEEKATRYHAECAESGVTTARDRDNALRDENRERERSRRDSRGGDRDERRSYLTTGGDTPSTQDLMDSEKVRVENVSRFSSFTSEELPARELPEDVRISIWTRQQREAVDSGVAYLYFFPQGYTEKAYVYVSQGDNVWTLDVSPLTGKVNIVDEALEVPR
- a CDS encoding type II secretion system protein GspG, whose protein sequence is MNEHDSHPSQTPSPAGAARPHRLGRLVLGLIILVASVLAFVLVYATEDRTLAPDQRRARDAIRRMEGKFKAHQRLMGRFPSREEGFQPLIDAKLMDGVPLDPWGNPYVYWTDGKSGAVVSYGADGKKGGVGLDADLSSGGVLANGGAP
- the gspG gene encoding type II secretion system major pseudopilin GspG; this translates as MSQTTQSQQRRRRNRRGMTLIEIMVVITILGLIAAAVGVAVIPQLEAARRDTAGLDIKNIQSALKLYYTKKGKYPDTSSGLNALVEAQTLEQLPKDPWGNEYVYLNEGGKPVIISYAADGTAGGEGNDADISSADAAAGKK
- the gspF gene encoding type II secretion system inner membrane protein GspF; protein product: MPVFEYRGLNSAGKQIKGLLEADSPKTLRTKLKADGIFLTDVLAQAEGSRGAVAKGSNAALVARDIDLRKLGRGRVNTDDVAIFTRQLSTLLGAGVTLVESLTALVDQVEKERFKRALSDIKQRVNEGSSLADALGQHPKIFPSIYVNMVRAGEASGALDAVLTRLADFTENQARLQQKILSTMLYPAIMMVVGGGILVALMVFVVPKVTKIFETMKATLPLSTRVLIATSNFFQNWWFVAVPFMVLCGWLFVRWTKSPKGKPKWDRITLNAPIVGSLVRLLSISRFARTLSTLLKSGVPLLAAMDIVKAIMTNTVLAEVIEKARDSIREGESIANPLKRSGEFPPLVYHMVAIGERSGQLEEMLTNVADNYETQVNVRIGALTSLLEPLLIVVMGAVIAFVALSILMPILQVNSAIR